The Microscilla marina ATCC 23134 genome window below encodes:
- a CDS encoding ABC transporter permease, which yields MFDLDKWQEILGTMRKNKLRTFLTAFGVFWGIFMLVLLLGAGKGMQNGVQREFGNEAKNSLWVWRGKTTMPHDGLKPGRSIIFSNDDYEAIEREVPGIKRLARRNRLSGAYTLNHKTRNASFPLYGANRVFFEINGEELVKGRFFNPNDLNEKRKVMILGERAKKVLFGDSTNAIGKYVNVKGVHFKVIGTYTLDGGGGRREERSYIPFSTYQSIFDTRPRIHLIGALAEDHVSAASIETDIRRVLAARHRFSEEDKQAVGINNNEEGFQRFNSLFGGIEAFVWFVGIGTLIAGIVGVSNIMLIIVKERTKEIGVRKAIGATPWSIISLILQESVVITAFSGYLGLLLGSGLLELMNLGIQQIEKSGGQAPYFTRPEVDLRVAIAATVILVISGAFAGLMPALKAARVKPIEALRAE from the coding sequence ATGTTTGATTTAGATAAATGGCAGGAAATATTAGGAACGATGCGCAAAAACAAGTTGCGTACTTTTCTGACTGCTTTCGGGGTTTTTTGGGGTATTTTTATGTTAGTACTTTTGTTGGGTGCAGGCAAGGGCATGCAAAATGGAGTACAACGTGAGTTTGGCAATGAAGCCAAAAACAGCCTGTGGGTATGGCGCGGCAAAACCACTATGCCCCATGATGGCCTCAAGCCAGGTAGAAGCATTATTTTTTCCAATGACGACTATGAAGCTATAGAACGCGAAGTGCCTGGCATTAAACGACTCGCCCGACGCAACCGCTTAAGTGGGGCTTATACGCTTAACCACAAAACCCGCAATGCCTCGTTCCCTTTGTATGGAGCCAACCGGGTATTTTTTGAGATCAACGGAGAAGAATTGGTCAAAGGACGCTTTTTTAACCCTAACGATCTCAACGAAAAAAGAAAAGTAATGATTTTGGGAGAACGCGCCAAAAAAGTGCTTTTTGGTGACTCTACCAATGCCATTGGCAAATATGTAAATGTAAAAGGGGTACACTTTAAAGTGATTGGCACTTATACGTTGGATGGAGGAGGAGGACGACGCGAAGAAAGGTCTTATATCCCTTTTAGCACTTACCAAAGCATTTTTGACACCCGCCCGCGTATTCACTTGATTGGTGCCCTTGCCGAAGACCACGTGTCAGCGGCTTCTATAGAAACAGATATACGTAGGGTATTGGCTGCACGACACCGTTTTTCTGAAGAAGACAAACAGGCAGTAGGTATTAATAATAATGAAGAAGGTTTTCAGCGATTCAACAGTTTGTTTGGTGGCATCGAGGCTTTTGTTTGGTTTGTGGGCATAGGAACCCTCATTGCAGGCATTGTGGGGGTGAGCAATATTATGTTGATTATTGTAAAAGAACGCACCAAAGAGATTGGGGTAAGAAAAGCCATTGGAGCAACTCCCTGGTCTATTATTAGCCTTATACTACAAGAATCGGTAGTAATTACGGCTTTCTCTGGATATTTGGGGCTCTTGTTAGGTTCGGGCTTGCTAGAGCTCATGAATTTGGGAATTCAACAAATAGAAAAATCAGGGGGGCAAGCTCCTTATTTTACCCGTCCAGAGGTAGACTTAAGGGTAGCCATTGCAGCCACTGTCATTTTGGTAATATCAGGCGCGTTTGCCGGGTTGATGCCTGCACTGAAGGCGGCAAGGGTAAAACCAATTGAGGCGTTGCGGGCAGAGTAG
- a CDS encoding ABC transporter ATP-binding protein — protein sequence MITLKQIHKYYSVGKNKLHVLKGIDVHINQGELVSIMGSSGSGKSTMLNILGILDDYDEGEYYLNETLIQNLSAKKAAYYRNQFLGFVFQSFNLLSFKNAMENVALPLYYQKVGRKKRNKLAMEYLEMVGLADRADHSPNELSGGQKQRVALARALISQPKVILADEPTGALDTQTTQEVMDIFKEVHGKGITVVIVTHENEIAGQTERVIRLRDGVIESDGAENNSIINDVETAG from the coding sequence ATGATTACTCTGAAACAAATCCACAAATACTACTCGGTGGGTAAAAATAAATTGCATGTACTTAAGGGCATCGATGTACACATCAACCAAGGCGAGTTGGTGTCTATTATGGGGTCTTCGGGGTCGGGTAAGTCTACTATGTTGAATATTTTGGGGATTTTGGATGATTATGACGAAGGAGAATATTACCTGAACGAAACACTGATTCAGAACCTATCGGCTAAAAAAGCCGCCTACTACCGCAACCAATTCCTGGGTTTTGTATTCCAATCTTTTAATTTACTTTCTTTTAAAAATGCCATGGAAAATGTGGCTTTGCCGCTGTATTACCAAAAAGTGGGGCGTAAGAAGCGCAACAAGTTGGCGATGGAGTATTTAGAAATGGTAGGTTTGGCAGACCGTGCCGATCACTCGCCCAATGAGTTGTCGGGAGGGCAAAAGCAAAGGGTTGCCTTGGCGCGTGCGCTTATCTCTCAGCCTAAAGTAATACTTGCCGATGAACCTACAGGAGCATTGGACACCCAAACTACCCAAGAGGTAATGGACATATTTAAAGAAGTGCACGGCAAGGGCATTACAGTGGTAATAGTTACCCACGAAAACGAAATAGCCGGACAAACCGAACGTGTGATCCGATTGCGCGATGGGGTGATTGAAAGTGATGGAGCTGAGAATAACTCTATTATAAACGATGTAGAAACAGCAGGGTAG
- a CDS encoding ABC transporter permease — MFDLDKWNEIYATIKKHKLRTALTAFGVFWGIFMLIVLLGAGRGFQNGVEGSFDVAKNAVFVWGRRTSEPFKGFQAGRRIQFTNDDAEAIRHTIPEIDVIAPRNQLRGDFTVNYKTKNASFEVRGEYPDYLKVRPAEMLTGRFVNERDIEKKRKVAVIGTRVQELLFEEGVNPLGKYIDIKGIPFKVVGTIKGKGDANDIKEAAERVIISNTALQQAFNQVNKVGFFAFTPKNGVPAVVIEKKIKALLSERHSIAPKDKKALGSANVEKEYRRVQGLFFIIGAFSWFVSIGTIIAGAVGVSNIMLVIVRERTKEIGVRKALGATPWSIISLILQESIVITALSGYFGLLAGTALMEFINSMGAEGAFFKNPEVDMTIAISALVTLVVTGTFAGFIPARKAAKVNPVEALSDE; from the coding sequence ATGTTTGATTTAGACAAATGGAATGAAATATATGCCACCATCAAAAAGCACAAGCTCCGCACGGCTTTGACTGCTTTTGGGGTATTTTGGGGTATTTTTATGCTCATTGTACTTTTGGGAGCAGGGCGAGGCTTTCAGAACGGGGTAGAAGGAAGCTTTGATGTGGCAAAAAATGCCGTATTTGTTTGGGGGCGTCGTACCAGCGAACCATTCAAAGGGTTTCAGGCAGGGCGTCGTATTCAGTTTACCAACGACGACGCAGAGGCCATTCGTCATACCATACCTGAGATAGATGTAATTGCTCCCCGCAACCAGTTGAGAGGTGACTTTACGGTAAATTATAAAACAAAAAATGCTTCGTTTGAGGTAAGGGGCGAATACCCTGATTATTTGAAGGTGCGCCCTGCCGAAATGCTCACCGGACGTTTTGTGAATGAAAGAGACATTGAAAAAAAGCGTAAAGTGGCAGTGATAGGCACCAGAGTGCAAGAGTTGCTTTTCGAAGAGGGGGTGAACCCTTTGGGTAAATATATAGACATTAAGGGCATTCCGTTTAAGGTGGTGGGTACCATCAAAGGAAAAGGAGATGCCAACGATATTAAAGAAGCAGCTGAACGGGTAATTATTTCTAATACTGCCTTGCAGCAAGCCTTTAACCAGGTAAATAAGGTAGGCTTTTTTGCTTTTACGCCCAAAAACGGAGTACCCGCAGTAGTCATAGAAAAAAAGATCAAGGCTTTGCTTTCAGAGCGACATTCTATAGCCCCCAAAGATAAAAAAGCATTAGGGTCGGCAAATGTAGAAAAAGAGTATCGCCGGGTGCAGGGGTTGTTTTTTATCATAGGGGCATTTAGCTGGTTTGTAAGTATAGGAACCATCATTGCCGGAGCAGTAGGCGTAAGTAATATTATGTTGGTGATTGTGCGGGAACGCACCAAAGAAATTGGGGTAAGAAAAGCACTGGGTGCCACCCCTTGGTCTATCATTAGTCTTATATTGCAAGAGTCTATCGTAATTACGGCACTTTCGGGGTACTTTGGTCTGTTGGCGGGCACTGCATTGATGGAGTTTATTAACTCTATGGGGGCAGAGGGCGCATTTTTTAAAAATCCGGAAGTAGATATGACCATTGCCATTAGTGCCCTGGTAACCCTGGTAGTGACTGGAACCTTTGCAGGATTTATACCAGCACGCAAGGCGGCAAAAGTAAACCCGGTAGAAGCATTGAGTGATGAATAG